Genomic DNA from Mesorhizobium sp. 131-2-1:
CAGAATGCGTGCTTCGAGTGCGGCTGCGACGAAAGCTCGTCGAGCGGCTGGGGGATGGGTCTTACCGCGTAACACCTGCAGACAGGCGTCCATCGCTATTCTGCGTTTATCGGTCTCATGATGCAGATCCCGCAGCAAGATAGCGGCCGCGTCGTTGACGTCGAACACGATACGCTCCGAGCTGCGGCGGCTAAGCTGAACAACGACTTGCCTCTCAAATCTGATCAAGCCGGTCATCTCTCCCCTCCTCCACAGCCACTACGCGGCAAACAGCCCGAGTCGCATTTCTTTACTCAGCCGAACG
This window encodes:
- a CDS encoding DUF982 domain-containing protein, producing the protein MTGLIRFERQVVVQLSRRSSERIVFDVNDAAAILLRDLHHETDKRRIAMDACLQVLRGKTHPPAARRAFVAAALEARILRSD